TGGCCGACGTGACGGTATAATTAAAGCCCTTCTGTACCGAAAACGCCCCCACTTCGCCTTTCCGGTTGAGGGCGATGAACCCCACCTGAAAGTCTTTGGCCCGCGCCGGATCACGCTTGACAATCCGCTCCACGGCCCGGCGGCAGGCTTCTTCGGGCGACAGGCCCTGCCGCATAAATTCAACCACCAGGTGCGAACCGCACATCCGGATCACCTCTTCGCCCTGGCCCGAGCAGGTCACGGCCCCCACCTCGTTATCGACGTACAAACCGGCCCCGATGATGGGCGAATCGCCGACGCGGCCGCGCATTTTGAAGCCCATGCCGCTGGTGGTGCACATGCCCGAGAGGTTGCCCGACGCGTCGAGGGCCACCGTTCCCATCGTGTCGTGGTTGGGGGCGCCGTTGTCGAGCTTGTTGGGTGCGAAAGCTTTTTTGTTAGCGGGCTTTTTCTGATTTAATTCAATATTGATAACCGGTTTGTATTCCGATTTTTCCAGCCATTTCCGGTAGCTTTTGTCCGCGTCTGCCGACAGCTTGCCGGATTCGAGCGGAAAGCCGTTGGCCACCGCAAACTGCTGGGCACCTTCGCCGACCAGCATGACGTGGGGCGTGGTTTCCATGATTTTACGGGCCACCGAAACCGGGTGCTTGATGCGTTCAAGAAAGGCCACGGAGCCGCAGTTGAATTTGTCGTCCATGATGCAGGAGTCGAGCGTCACACGCCCGTCGCGGTCGGGGTTGCCGCCCAGCCCCACGCAGCAGTTGATGTCGTTTTCGATGGCAATCCCGGCCAGTTCCACCGCGTCGATTGCCTTTCCTCCGCGTTGCAGAACCGGCCAGGCGGCCCCGTTCGCAATGGTTCCGCTGTCCCAGGTGGAAACAACGATGGGTTGACCCGCTACCAGCCCGCCCGATAAGCCCGGCAGGCGGTTAAAACTCAGAAAGGGCAGCGAAAACGTGCTTAAACGAAGAAAGGAACGACGGCTTTTCATGGATGACACAAAGAGGTTAGCAAACGATGCCGCAATTTACCAGCAAATTTTGATCAAAAACAGGCCGAAGATGCGCTTTACAGCGAATTATAGTACACAAATACTGCCGTCAGTGCTCTACGGTCTTTCAGGTCCGGCTTTTTCTCCTTTAAATACGCTCTGATCTGAGCTTCCTTGTCGGGCATGGCGCCCAGCAAACCTTTTCGGCTGGGCGAAAACTTCGTCAGATTCGGGCCATCGCTGGTGTACCAGACGGCTTCCCGAATCAGTTCGGTATCCTTCGTGCCGACGCTCAAGGCGGGGTTGTATGTTGGCTTTTTGACGTAAATCTGGTGCCGGATCAGGAGCTTCAGTTTGCCGTCGGTTACCTGCTCAAAAAAGCCGCGCAAGTCGGCGGGGGCGCCGGCTTCGGTGGCGTTGATGAAATGCCTCATCTGGCCGTTGCGTTCCATCGTAAACTGCCGCACCCGTTCGCCACTGACGGCCTTGACGGTTCGGGGATTGACCAGAAATTCGAGATCGTTGGCCTGGAGATTGTACCGAACCGGGGCGTCGGTGATCTCGGTGAACGGTTTGGTGCCGGGTTTTGCCATGTTCTGGTAAAAGGTAACGGTTGTTCGGGCAAAAGCCGTGTCCAGATACGGGTAGCCAAGAATTTTGCCGTCGGGGCCGGCCAGGGTGTAGATGGGCGTGATGTCGTAATTCGAGGCTCTGAAATAAGGGCCGCGGTTTAGCAGGTCGCGGGTTACGTCCGGAAGTTGCGCGCTGGCGGACCAACCCGTTAGCAGAAGGCTGGCGAGAAAAGTCGGCCAGTTAAGAGAAAAAACCGTGTTCATCTGGCTCATCGGGTTCAATAGCATGAAATTCTGCTTTTCGAATAAACGGAAAATTGACGGTGTCTACTAAAGGATTCCGCAAAATAGAATTTGGTTGTTAGGACAATAAAGTTACTCCTTTCGTAACTTCGTACCGTTATTTAACCTGTTTCATCACCTAGCTAATTCTTTACATGCGGAAACTCTTCCTGACTGGCATACTGGCCTGGGGACTCGCCCAGGCCGGCTGGTCGCAGGTAACGTTTCCCCGGAACGGCGTCTACGACGAACGACCGGGGCTGTATGCCTTTACCAATGCCACCATCATCGTTGATCCGAAAACCACCCTCGAAGGCGCCACGCTGCTGATCCGCAACGGTCGGATCGAAGCCGTGGGCAAAACCGTCAGCATTCCGGCGGGCACGGTGGTGGCCGACCTGAAGGGCAAGCGAATTTACCCGGCCCTGGTCGATATTGAGTCGGATTACGGAATGCCCGCCCTGCAACGGAATGCGCCCGGCGGGGGGCGTGGCGCTCCGCAGTACGATTCCAACAAAAAAGGCGCCTACAACTGGAACCAGGCCATCCAGCCGGAAGTTGATGCCGGGGCAATTTTTAAAGCCAATGTGCAGCAGGCCAACGAACTTCGGCGGCTGGGCTTCGGGGCGGTGGTCACGCACCCGCACGACGGCATTGCGCGCGGCAACTCGGTGCTGGTGACGCTGGCTGACGACCGCGAAAACAACGTGGTCATCCGCGACCGGGTTTCGGCGCACTACTCGTTCAGCAAAGGCACGTCGACGCAAACGTATCCGAATTCGCCGATGGGCGCGGTGGCCCTGCTGCGGCAAACGTACTACGACGCTGACTGGTACAAAAAGGCCGGAAAAACCGTCGAGTCGAACCTTTCGCTGGAAGCCTTCAACCAATTGCAAAGTCTGCCTTCGGTTTTTGAGGTACCGGATCGGCTGGG
This Larkinella insperata DNA region includes the following protein-coding sequences:
- a CDS encoding isoaspartyl peptidase/L-asparaginase family protein, with the translated sequence MKSRRSFLRLSTFSLPFLSFNRLPGLSGGLVAGQPIVVSTWDSGTIANGAAWPVLQRGGKAIDAVELAGIAIENDINCCVGLGGNPDRDGRVTLDSCIMDDKFNCGSVAFLERIKHPVSVARKIMETTPHVMLVGEGAQQFAVANGFPLESGKLSADADKSYRKWLEKSEYKPVINIELNQKKPANKKAFAPNKLDNGAPNHDTMGTVALDASGNLSGMCTTSGMGFKMRGRVGDSPIIGAGLYVDNEVGAVTCSGQGEEVIRMCGSHLVVEFMRQGLSPEEACRRAVERIVKRDPARAKDFQVGFIALNRKGEVGAFSVQKGFNYTVTSATVQQQIFNAEHYL